From the genome of Pelobates fuscus isolate aPelFus1 chromosome 6, aPelFus1.pri, whole genome shotgun sequence, one region includes:
- the NOCT gene encoding nocturnin isoform X2, producing the protein MEAHNGIAMNYLQKGYHALSTEVCSMGNSTSRLYSALAKTLTSSPVLSQHEEYLQPTDHEHLDPKDLLEECQVALQDRPARPLREFVTLQNDSSSQTFRVMQWNILAQALGEGKDNFVKCPLEALKWEERKYLILEEILIYRPDVLCLQEVDHYFDTFQPILSRLGYQCTFLAKPWSPCLDVEHNNGPDGCALFFLQDRFQLVSSAKIRLSARSLKTNQVAIAEILQCNETGKLLCFAVTHLKARTGWERFRLAQGSDLLRNLESITQGAKIPLIVCGDFNAEPTEEVYKRFASSSLNLNSAYKVLSEDGESEPPYTTWKIRPSGEFCNTLDYIWYSQHALKVNSALGLPTEEQIGPNRLPSFNYPSDHLSLVSDFSFNEISTRLL; encoded by the exons ATGGAGGCACACAATGGCATTGCCATGAATTACCTGCAGAAGGGATACCATGCATTGTCAACTGAAG TTTGTTCCATGGGAAACAGCACCAGTCGACTGTACAGTGCCCTTGCCAAGACACTCACCAgcagccctgtcttgtcccaGCACGAAGAGTACCTGCAGCCAACAGATCATGAACATCTGGATCCCAAAGATCTCTTGGAGGAGTGTCAAGTGGCACTACAGGACAGGCCTGCTCGTCCACTTAGAGAATTTGTCACCCTTCAGAATGATTCCAGTAGCCAGACATTTAGAGTGATGCAGTGGAATATCCTAGCTCAAG ctcTTGGGGAAGGCAAAGACAACTTTGTGAAGTGTCCACTGGAGGCCTTGAAGTGGGAAGAAAGAAAGTACCTGATTTTGGAAGAGATTCTGATATATCGCCCTGATGTCTTGTGCCTTCAAGAGGTGGATCACTACTTTGACACCTTCCAGCCAATCCTCAGCAGGCTTGGCTATCAGTGCACTTTTTTGGCCAAACCATGGTCTCCCTGCCTTGATGTAGAGCACAATAATGGACCTGATGGCTGTGCCTTGTTTTTCCTGCAGGACCGCTTCCAGCTAGTCAGCAGTGCCAAAATCAGACTCTCTGCCCGAAGTTTGAAAACCAACCAAGTGGCTATTGCAGAGATACTGCAATGCAATGAGACCGGAAAGCTTTTATGCTTTGCTGTAACCCATCTTAAGGCCCGAACTGGGTGGGAGAGATTTAGGTTAGCACAGGGTTCTGATCTACTGCGTAATCTTGAGTCAATTACCCAAGGAGCTAAGATACCCTTGATAGTCTGTGGAGACTTCAATGCAGAACCTACTGAGGAAGTCTACAAGCGATTTGCCTCCTCTAGTCTTAACCTCAACAGTGCTTATAAGGTCCTGAGTGAAGATGGAGAATCCGAGCCACCCTACACAACCTGGAAAATCCGTCCTTCTGGAGAGTTCTGCAACACTCTAGATTACATCTGGTACTCCCAGCATGCCCTAAAAGTGAActctgccttgggcctacctacAGAAGAACAAATAGGTCCCAACAGGCTTCCTTCATTTAATTACCCTTCAGATCATCTGTCACTTGTAAGTGACTtcagctttaatgaaatctcgacTAGGTTGTTGTAA